The Corynebacterium pseudopelargi genome contains a region encoding:
- a CDS encoding acyl-CoA carboxylase subunit beta: METTAEKLADLRARLEKAQDPGSERSRAKRDAAGFTTPRQRIDRLLDKGSFVEIGALGRTPDDKEAPYSDGVVTGYGRIDGRPVAVYAHDKTVYGGSVGVTFGRKVCEVMDMAIKIGCPVIGIQDSGGARIQDAVTSLAMYSEIAKRQLPLSGRSPQISIMMGKSAGGAVYAPVTTDFVIAVDKRAEMYVTGPAVIKEVTGEEITSEELGSARQQEKNGNVSYVAADEEDAFNFVHDLLQHLPLTCEDENPTYWAPSDEDVAVTEALDTFMPDDTNAGYDMHDLLKQLFDNDDILEIQGGFAPNLITAFARIDGHSVGVVANQPLEFAGCIDADAADKGARFIRICDAYNIPILFVADTPGYLPGVDQETSGLIHRGAKLAFALVEATVPKISLIVRKAYGGAYAVMGSKNLTGDINLAWPTAQIAVMGAAAASVMIQGKQLAAIEDPAQRAYMKKVFMDFYDENMTSPYVAAERGYIDAMIQPHETRLALRRALRHMATKVEHDLPKKHTIMPM; encoded by the coding sequence TTGGAAACCACGGCGGAAAAGCTCGCTGACCTGCGCGCTCGCCTTGAAAAGGCTCAGGATCCCGGTTCTGAGCGTTCACGCGCCAAGCGTGATGCCGCCGGTTTCACCACACCTCGCCAACGCATTGACCGCCTTTTAGATAAGGGCTCTTTTGTAGAGATCGGCGCCCTTGGCCGCACTCCAGATGATAAGGAAGCACCCTATTCAGATGGTGTGGTGACTGGCTATGGGCGTATCGACGGCCGCCCAGTGGCGGTGTATGCCCACGATAAGACCGTCTATGGCGGTTCGGTGGGTGTCACCTTCGGGCGCAAGGTCTGCGAAGTGATGGATATGGCCATCAAGATTGGTTGCCCCGTCATTGGTATCCAGGATTCCGGTGGTGCGCGCATCCAAGATGCTGTGACCTCCTTGGCCATGTACTCCGAGATTGCCAAGCGCCAGTTGCCGCTTTCTGGCCGCAGCCCGCAGATTTCCATCATGATGGGTAAGTCTGCCGGTGGTGCCGTGTATGCGCCGGTGACTACCGACTTTGTTATTGCCGTGGATAAGCGCGCAGAAATGTATGTCACAGGCCCTGCTGTGATTAAGGAAGTCACCGGCGAGGAGATCACCTCCGAGGAGCTGGGATCTGCCAGGCAGCAGGAGAAAAACGGCAACGTTTCCTATGTTGCAGCCGATGAAGAAGACGCCTTTAACTTCGTGCACGATCTGCTCCAGCATCTGCCTTTAACGTGCGAGGATGAAAACCCCACCTACTGGGCACCCAGTGATGAAGATGTGGCGGTTACTGAGGCGCTGGATACCTTCATGCCCGATGACACCAATGCGGGCTATGACATGCATGATCTGCTCAAGCAGCTCTTTGATAACGACGATATTTTAGAGATCCAGGGTGGCTTCGCCCCGAATCTGATCACTGCCTTTGCCAGGATCGACGGCCACTCAGTGGGCGTGGTGGCAAACCAGCCACTGGAATTTGCTGGGTGTATTGATGCCGATGCCGCCGATAAGGGCGCGCGCTTTATTCGCATCTGCGATGCCTACAATATTCCGATCTTGTTCGTTGCCGATACTCCTGGGTATCTCCCCGGTGTGGATCAAGAAACCTCCGGTTTGATTCACCGCGGCGCAAAGTTGGCCTTTGCGTTGGTAGAGGCCACGGTGCCGAAGATTTCTTTGATTGTGCGCAAGGCCTACGGCGGAGCCTATGCCGTGATGGGTTCTAAGAACCTCACCGGTGATATCAACCTGGCGTGGCCAACGGCCCAGATTGCCGTGATGGGTGCGGCTGCCGCTTCGGTGATGATTCAGGGCAAGCAATTGGCGGCCATTGAAGACCCAGCGCAGCGTGCGTACATGAAGAAGGTCTTTATGGACTTCTATGACGAGAACATGACCAGCCCCTATGTGGCTGCAGAGCGCGGCTATATCGATGCGATGATCCAGCCGCATGAAACTCGTCTGGCCTTGCGCCGAGCGCTTCGCCACATGGCCACCAAGGTGGAACATGATCTGCCGAAGAAGCACACGATTATGCCAATGTAG
- a CDS encoding tellurite resistance protein has translation MKLRTLGPAWSGALMGTSISATLSNIFGLSWLSYVLLIAASILLLLVSRKERLSTATMPAWGMYSMGVLALGTAYSTILGLWWVHAAAWFIGGVLSVITCLWYTVALLRGKAGPAAFTWGLPLVAPMVTATSSAQLGAHLQSPLIMHIGMAMFFLAWCTGVPTFVVAYLRAKVPLALRTTTWIPLGIVGQSTAAAHLLWGAHLYGVIMLSIGVPLVGYALYRHWSAVGSMPYNPSWFASTFPVGTVCLGAHLSGFDTAAHVLLVLLLLHLIWAATGGAIQAAAQPTSARPR, from the coding sequence ATGAAACTTCGAACACTCGGGCCTGCCTGGTCTGGTGCCTTAATGGGCACTAGCATCTCGGCCACCTTAAGCAACATCTTCGGCCTGTCCTGGCTTTCCTATGTGCTGCTCATAGCGGCGAGTATCCTGTTGCTATTAGTAAGCCGAAAAGAGCGGTTAAGCACCGCCACCATGCCGGCCTGGGGCATGTATTCCATGGGCGTGCTCGCCCTCGGCACCGCATACTCCACCATCCTGGGGCTTTGGTGGGTGCATGCCGCCGCCTGGTTCATCGGTGGTGTGCTAAGTGTGATCACCTGCCTGTGGTACACGGTGGCACTGCTGCGCGGCAAGGCCGGGCCTGCCGCCTTTACCTGGGGTTTGCCGCTGGTCGCCCCAATGGTGACGGCCACCAGCTCCGCGCAACTTGGCGCGCACCTGCAAAGCCCGCTGATCATGCACATCGGCATGGCCATGTTCTTCCTGGCCTGGTGCACCGGCGTACCAACCTTTGTGGTGGCATATCTTCGCGCCAAGGTTCCGCTAGCGCTTCGCACTACCACCTGGATTCCCCTTGGCATCGTTGGCCAATCCACTGCGGCAGCCCACCTGTTATGGGGCGCGCATTTATATGGAGTGATCATGCTCAGCATCGGCGTGCCGCTGGTGGGATATGCCCTATATCGTCACTGGTCGGCGGTGGGTTCAATGCCCTATAACCCGAGCTGGTTTGCCTCCACCTTCCCCGTTGGCACCGTGTGCCTGGGGGCTCACTTAAGCGGTTTTGATACTGCAGCCCATGTGCTGCTGGTGTTATTGCTGCTGCACCTTATTTGGGCTGCCACAGGCGGCGCCATCCAAGCAGCAGCACAGCCGACATCAGCGAGGCCACGATAA
- a CDS encoding NYN domain-containing protein codes for MSKKLLLVWDAPNLDMGLGAIIGGRPTTAHRPRFDAVGKWLLAQAGRISHTTGEHTEAEATVFTNVTPGAADQIKPWVEALRNVGFAVFAKPKLNEDTDVDPDMVEFIQANRDELSGVVVASADGRNFKDLLEGLDCDVTVLGFREHATWALNSESITFVDLEEVPGVFREPLPRVDLDNLPPEGAWLAPLRPLRSLSV; via the coding sequence GTGAGCAAGAAGCTGCTGCTAGTTTGGGATGCGCCCAATTTAGACATGGGTCTTGGCGCCATCATCGGCGGAAGGCCAACCACCGCACACCGCCCCCGCTTCGATGCCGTGGGCAAATGGCTCCTGGCTCAAGCCGGGCGCATCAGCCACACCACCGGCGAGCACACCGAGGCCGAGGCCACCGTCTTTACCAACGTCACACCCGGCGCCGCCGATCAAATCAAGCCCTGGGTAGAAGCGCTGCGCAACGTCGGCTTCGCGGTGTTTGCCAAACCCAAGCTCAACGAGGACACCGACGTTGACCCAGACATGGTGGAATTCATCCAAGCCAACCGCGATGAGCTTTCCGGCGTCGTGGTGGCCTCTGCCGATGGCCGAAACTTCAAAGACCTCCTCGAAGGCCTCGACTGCGATGTCACCGTCCTTGGCTTCCGCGAACACGCCACCTGGGCTTTAAACAGCGAATCCATCACCTTTGTGGATCTAGAAGAAGTCCCAGGGGTCTTCCGCGAGCCACTACCGCGCGTGGATCTTGATAATCTCCCGCCCGAAGGCGCCTGGCTTGCGCCTCTTCGCCCCTTGAGGAGCCTGAGTGTTTAA
- the trmB gene encoding tRNA (guanosine(46)-N7)-methyltransferase TrmB has translation MPNSQTNFNETFDNDLDYPRLGSVSFRRGTLTDNQEANWNQHWPRLGKELSKELIDVPAWFNREAPTILEIGSGTGTSTAAMAPLEADTNIIAVELYKPGLAKLLGAVIREDIDNVRMIRGDGVEVLTHMFTPASLDGVRIFFPDPWPKARHHKRRIIQSGVLNLIASRLKPGGVLHVATDHADYAQWIDELVDVEKQLEYMGWPWPECPQLTDRQVITKFEGKGLEKDHTIREFLWRRK, from the coding sequence ATGCCTAATTCTCAAACCAATTTCAACGAAACCTTCGATAACGACCTCGATTACCCCCGCCTCGGTTCCGTGAGCTTCCGTCGCGGCACACTCACCGATAACCAAGAGGCCAACTGGAATCAGCATTGGCCGCGTTTGGGTAAAGAGCTATCCAAGGAGCTTATCGACGTCCCCGCGTGGTTCAACCGCGAAGCGCCCACCATCCTCGAAATCGGCTCGGGCACGGGAACGTCCACCGCAGCCATGGCGCCGCTCGAAGCAGATACCAATATCATCGCCGTGGAGCTCTACAAGCCAGGCCTAGCCAAACTCCTTGGCGCGGTGATCCGCGAAGACATCGACAATGTGCGGATGATCCGCGGCGATGGCGTGGAAGTACTCACCCACATGTTCACCCCGGCCTCCCTCGATGGCGTGCGCATCTTCTTCCCAGATCCCTGGCCCAAGGCCCGCCACCATAAACGCCGCATCATCCAATCCGGCGTGCTCAACCTCATTGCCTCAAGGCTCAAACCGGGTGGCGTGCTGCATGTGGCAACAGATCACGCCGATTATGCGCAGTGGATTGATGAGCTCGTAGACGTCGAAAAGCAATTGGAATATATGGGCTGGCCTTGGCCGGAATGCCCGCAACTGACTGACCGCCAAGTCATCACCAAATTTGAGGGCAAGGGGCTAGAAAAAGACCACACCATCCGCGAATTCCTCTGGAGGCGCAAGTGA
- a CDS encoding lysylphosphatidylglycerol synthase transmembrane domain-containing protein: MRKWLRFLGPLAIIAIAAFLLRDKMPFLAGGYQEVLEANNFGLFLALISTLASMVAMAEVMRQLLQAGRSKISIWKTLELTFVANSWSSTFPGGAAISTVYQYQTMRKWNVSVMVSSWFIIVSGVLSTLWLVGLGLVAVMFLGASFSIWPLLGTAAVMLGIASLVYLATTHPKTTSKIICTEVRAFNKLLRRDPDRWIPEIRTHIRQLNSVYLPWRRFVVVAALSLLNWLLEIISLWLCIWAVTEQLPGLERVGENPSFLGVVLAFVTSKIVGTAQITPAGLGPVEAAMTASLVAVGMTASSAFGAVFVYRILTFALMTILGWIIYLISVARGGLKAGRTT; this comes from the coding sequence ATGAGGAAGTGGCTGCGCTTCTTAGGGCCGCTGGCAATCATTGCCATTGCGGCATTCCTGCTGCGCGACAAAATGCCCTTCCTTGCCGGTGGCTACCAAGAAGTATTAGAGGCCAATAACTTTGGCCTCTTCCTCGCGCTAATTTCCACTCTCGCCTCAATGGTGGCCATGGCCGAAGTCATGCGCCAACTGCTGCAAGCGGGAAGATCGAAAATTTCGATCTGGAAAACCCTTGAGCTGACCTTCGTGGCCAACTCCTGGTCTTCGACCTTCCCTGGCGGGGCGGCCATTAGCACCGTGTATCAGTACCAAACGATGCGCAAATGGAACGTCTCGGTGATGGTGAGCTCATGGTTCATCATCGTCTCCGGCGTGCTTTCCACCCTGTGGTTGGTAGGCCTTGGGCTGGTGGCAGTGATGTTCTTAGGTGCCTCTTTTAGCATCTGGCCGCTGCTTGGCACCGCCGCGGTGATGCTGGGCATCGCCTCCCTGGTCTACCTTGCTACCACCCACCCCAAAACCACCTCGAAAATTATCTGCACCGAGGTGCGTGCCTTTAATAAGCTGCTGCGGCGCGACCCAGACCGTTGGATCCCAGAAATCCGAACCCATATCCGCCAACTCAACTCCGTGTACCTGCCCTGGCGGCGCTTCGTCGTGGTCGCGGCGCTGAGTCTTTTGAATTGGCTGCTAGAAATTATCAGCCTCTGGCTGTGCATCTGGGCTGTTACCGAACAATTGCCAGGCCTTGAGCGCGTGGGCGAAAACCCCTCCTTCTTGGGCGTGGTCTTAGCCTTTGTTACCTCCAAGATCGTGGGCACCGCCCAGATCACCCCCGCAGGTTTAGGCCCGGTAGAAGCAGCCATGACCGCTAGCCTTGTAGCAGTAGGCATGACGGCCTCGAGTGCCTTCGGTGCCGTCTTTGTCTACCGCATCTTGACCTTTGCCCTTATGACCATCCTCGGGTGGATCATCTACCTCATCTCGGTGGCCCGAGGTGGGCTGAAAGCAGGAAGAACAACATGA
- a CDS encoding MMPL family transporter, with product MFNKWGSAAYRFRKIIPLAILAIILGLYGIFGVKLDDRLSQEGWDDPGSSSTQAARIEQEVFGRDASGDVILLFDDIGRKDEIQAYLNQLKSDHPDQIKQIVSYFDNQQEIMRNGDTAFAAVSLQGDGEQTLKDFREIKPDLQFEGMEVAGATAVADALDEGMAGDIHRAEIYALPAVGLLLLLVFGSIVAALMPLIVGVLSILGSIGVLAVIAGFTQVNVFALSVVTLLGLGLAIDYGLFMVSRFREELARGQEVPDAVRTTTATAGKTVVFSAAMVAVALSGLFVFPQAFLKSVAYGAISAVGLAALLSITLLPAIFGLLGKRIDLGTVRKTRPEARRIRDTWWYRLPAWSMRHAKAVTFVIVIGLLALTAPLFGIKFGGINETYLPPNNQVRETQERFDETFPTLRTDPIKLVVRGADNAELVEIYQQANEVPGLTDRFKASQATKDGVTVLSAGISNREDNAAVVKQLRDIDVPEGVEVYIGGTPAMEVESIEALFQRLPLMALYIVAATFILMALVFGSFILPAKAVIMTILGMGATLGILTAMFVGGVGADLFNFSPGPLMSPVLVLIMAIVYGLSTDYEVFLVSRMVEARDNGASTDEAINYGTARTGGIITAAALIMIVVCGAFGFSEIVMMKYIAFGMIAALLFDATIIRMMLVPAVMHLLREDNWWAPRWVKKASAALGHNQVRVAQPGRSGRPATGNNELVPFNELVNRLQRED from the coding sequence GTGTTTAATAAATGGGGCTCTGCGGCGTATCGCTTCCGAAAAATCATCCCGCTGGCCATCCTCGCCATCATCTTGGGGCTCTATGGCATCTTCGGCGTCAAGCTCGATGATCGCTTAAGCCAAGAGGGCTGGGATGATCCAGGTTCATCCTCCACCCAAGCCGCTCGTATTGAGCAAGAGGTATTTGGCCGCGATGCCAGCGGCGATGTGATCTTGTTATTCGATGACATCGGGCGCAAGGATGAAATCCAGGCGTATCTGAATCAGCTCAAGTCCGATCACCCGGATCAGATCAAGCAGATCGTGAGCTATTTCGATAACCAGCAGGAGATCATGCGCAATGGCGATACGGCCTTTGCCGCCGTATCGCTTCAAGGCGATGGCGAACAAACACTGAAAGATTTCCGCGAAATTAAACCGGACCTGCAGTTCGAGGGCATGGAAGTAGCCGGCGCTACCGCCGTAGCCGATGCCTTAGACGAAGGCATGGCAGGCGATATCCACCGCGCCGAAATCTACGCCCTGCCCGCAGTGGGCCTGCTGCTCCTGCTCGTGTTTGGCTCCATCGTGGCAGCATTGATGCCTTTGATCGTAGGTGTGCTTTCCATCCTCGGTTCCATCGGCGTGCTCGCCGTGATCGCCGGGTTTACCCAGGTCAATGTGTTTGCCTTAAGCGTGGTCACCCTCCTAGGCCTTGGCCTTGCCATCGACTACGGCCTATTTATGGTGTCGAGGTTTAGAGAAGAACTCGCCCGCGGCCAAGAAGTACCAGATGCAGTGCGCACCACCACTGCCACTGCAGGCAAAACCGTGGTGTTTTCTGCAGCCATGGTGGCAGTGGCCCTATCGGGCCTGTTTGTGTTCCCGCAGGCCTTCCTCAAATCCGTGGCCTATGGTGCAATCAGTGCCGTCGGTTTGGCCGCCTTGCTTTCAATTACCCTGCTGCCGGCCATCTTTGGCCTGCTAGGTAAGCGCATTGATCTTGGGACCGTGCGCAAAACTCGCCCCGAGGCGCGTCGTATTCGCGATACCTGGTGGTATCGCCTGCCCGCATGGTCGATGCGCCACGCCAAGGCCGTGACCTTCGTGATCGTCATTGGCTTGCTTGCGCTTACCGCGCCACTTTTTGGCATCAAGTTCGGTGGCATCAACGAAACCTACCTGCCGCCAAATAACCAGGTGCGCGAAACCCAGGAGCGCTTCGATGAAACCTTCCCAACCCTGCGCACCGACCCCATCAAATTGGTGGTTCGCGGCGCCGATAATGCCGAATTGGTAGAGATTTACCAGCAGGCCAATGAAGTGCCCGGGCTTACCGACCGCTTCAAGGCCTCCCAGGCCACCAAAGATGGCGTGACCGTCCTATCTGCTGGCATTAGCAACCGCGAAGATAACGCCGCCGTGGTCAAGCAACTGCGCGATATCGACGTCCCCGAAGGCGTGGAGGTCTATATCGGTGGCACCCCGGCCATGGAAGTGGAATCCATCGAGGCGCTCTTCCAGCGCCTGCCGCTGATGGCCTTGTATATCGTGGCAGCCACCTTCATCCTGATGGCCTTGGTATTCGGCTCCTTCATCCTGCCCGCCAAGGCAGTGATCATGACCATCCTGGGCATGGGCGCGACCTTAGGCATCCTCACCGCAATGTTCGTTGGTGGCGTGGGAGCGGACCTCTTCAACTTCTCCCCCGGCCCGCTGATGAGCCCCGTGCTGGTGCTGATTATGGCCATCGTGTACGGCCTGTCCACCGACTATGAGGTGTTCTTGGTATCGCGCATGGTAGAAGCCCGCGATAATGGCGCCAGCACCGATGAGGCCATCAACTACGGCACGGCACGCACCGGCGGCATCATCACCGCCGCCGCCTTGATCATGATTGTGGTGTGCGGCGCCTTCGGGTTCTCCGAGATCGTGATGATGAAATACATTGCCTTTGGCATGATCGCCGCATTGCTTTTCGACGCCACCATCATCCGCATGATGCTGGTGCCCGCAGTGATGCACCTGTTGCGAGAAGATAACTGGTGGGCACCGCGCTGGGTAAAGAAGGCCTCTGCTGCCCTTGGGCATAACCAGGTGCGCGTAGCACAGCCTGGCCGATCAGGCCGACCGGCTACCGGCAACAACGAACTTGTGCCTTTTAACGAGCTCGTCAACCGACTCCAACGCGAGGACTAA
- a CDS encoding DUF3054 domain-containing protein, with protein MKTLGIDLIAVFIFAVLARLAHGGLGVVAVLDTFWPFAIGAVLGNLLGRGRGLVVWLCTAITGLAIWGVRHGEIPHWSFIIVASLMSAVLLLGWRRLWQPK; from the coding sequence ATGAAAACCCTCGGTATCGACCTCATCGCCGTGTTCATTTTCGCCGTACTTGCACGCCTTGCCCACGGTGGCCTTGGCGTTGTGGCCGTGTTAGATACCTTCTGGCCTTTTGCCATTGGTGCAGTTCTTGGCAATCTGCTTGGCCGTGGGCGCGGGCTTGTGGTGTGGCTGTGCACCGCCATCACCGGCCTTGCCATCTGGGGTGTGCGCCACGGCGAAATCCCCCACTGGAGCTTTATTATCGTGGCCTCGCTGATGTCGGCTGTGCTGCTGCTTGGATGGCGCCGCCTGTGGCAGCCCAAATAA
- a CDS encoding LysR family transcriptional regulator — MYLLPDAATLEAILAVADQGGMAAAARATGKTQQSISVRVAQAEKALGLRLFARSARGCSPTARGEEVLQILRRYQQASNTCASELARLLNPVLRIAASHTVAEYDLPRWVHGQVRVLQANSAQAQELLFSDAVDLAFVEGNTIRPGLEQQVITSDELCVVVPEDHPWGQSISPEEFAKVPMVMREQGSGTREVLEAAAEALQIGLATPAAEFASLASQARAVLAMGVPGVIPVRTLSPGLRRVQVQGLDLRRDIRAVWKGELRPEAAALLRTATEGSASHLD; from the coding sequence ATGTACCTGCTGCCTGATGCCGCCACCCTAGAAGCGATCCTCGCCGTGGCAGACCAAGGTGGCATGGCAGCGGCAGCAAGAGCCACGGGCAAAACCCAACAGAGCATCAGCGTGCGGGTTGCCCAGGCAGAAAAGGCCTTGGGCCTCAGGCTCTTTGCTCGCAGCGCCCGAGGCTGCTCCCCTACCGCCAGAGGCGAAGAAGTCTTGCAGATCCTGCGGCGATACCAGCAGGCAAGCAACACCTGCGCCAGCGAGCTTGCCCGTCTACTCAATCCAGTGTTGCGCATTGCCGCCTCGCACACCGTGGCCGAATATGACTTACCCAGGTGGGTGCATGGCCAGGTGCGCGTACTGCAGGCCAATAGTGCCCAGGCCCAAGAACTACTGTTTTCTGATGCCGTGGATCTGGCCTTTGTAGAAGGCAACACCATCAGGCCAGGTTTAGAGCAGCAGGTAATCACAAGCGATGAGCTGTGCGTGGTAGTGCCCGAAGATCACCCCTGGGGCCAAAGCATTAGCCCGGAGGAGTTTGCCAAGGTGCCGATGGTGATGCGCGAGCAGGGATCGGGCACGCGCGAGGTGCTCGAAGCCGCCGCTGAGGCATTACAGATAGGCCTTGCTACACCAGCCGCGGAGTTTGCCTCACTGGCAAGCCAGGCCAGGGCGGTGTTGGCCATGGGCGTGCCCGGTGTGATTCCGGTGCGCACGCTCAGCCCTGGGCTGCGTCGGGTGCAGGTTCAGGGCTTAGATCTGCGTAGAGATATTCGAGCGGTGTGGAAGGGCGAGTTGCGCCCCGAGGCAGCCGCCTTGCTGCGCACCGCCACCGAAGGCAGTGCAAGCCACCTAGACTGA
- a CDS encoding MFS transporter, whose translation MRTKQLDELPVTKGHAKILGTSGLGWAMDAMDIGLISFIMAALVAHWGLSPTETSWLGSIGFVGMAIGASLGGLLADKFGRRNIFALTLLVYGIATGASAASTGLGMLLALRFLVGLGLGAELPVASTYVSEFAPKRVRGRMVVILEAFWAVGWIMAALIGTFVVGQSEQGWRWALLLGCVPAFYAFVVRLTLPESVRFLESKGKFEQADQVVESLQRSPVLFHPKPTPTLPAERIEATSIFAPALRKRTLALWTVWLCINFAYYGAFLWLPSLLHASGYTLVKSFAFTLVMTLAQLPGYAIAAVLIERWGRRATLATMLSGSAISAAAFALAAQDWQVVLAGCCLSMCNLGAWGALYAIGPELYPTNLRATGTGQAAAVGRIASIIAPLAVPLIAQGALFFIFASAFVIAALATFLLPEQRGRSV comes from the coding sequence ATGCGGACGAAACAACTCGACGAACTTCCTGTAACAAAAGGGCACGCCAAAATCCTCGGCACCTCTGGCCTTGGCTGGGCCATGGATGCCATGGATATTGGACTGATTAGCTTTATTATGGCCGCACTCGTGGCCCACTGGGGCTTAAGCCCAACGGAGACAAGCTGGCTTGGATCTATCGGCTTTGTGGGCATGGCCATCGGCGCCTCTTTGGGCGGTTTATTGGCAGATAAGTTCGGGCGTAGAAATATATTTGCGCTCACCTTGTTGGTGTATGGCATTGCAACTGGGGCGTCGGCGGCGTCGACAGGCTTAGGCATGCTCCTTGCTTTGAGGTTCTTGGTAGGCCTTGGCCTTGGTGCTGAGTTGCCGGTGGCATCAACCTACGTCAGTGAATTTGCGCCGAAGCGTGTGCGCGGGCGCATGGTGGTGATCCTCGAAGCCTTCTGGGCAGTGGGCTGGATTATGGCCGCGCTGATCGGCACCTTCGTGGTGGGGCAATCGGAACAGGGTTGGCGCTGGGCGCTACTTTTAGGTTGCGTGCCAGCTTTCTACGCCTTTGTGGTGCGTTTGACGCTGCCGGAATCGGTGCGCTTTTTAGAATCCAAGGGCAAATTTGAGCAGGCCGATCAGGTGGTTGAGTCGCTGCAGCGTTCCCCGGTGCTCTTTCACCCCAAGCCCACGCCCACGCTTCCGGCAGAACGTATCGAAGCCACCAGCATCTTCGCCCCGGCACTGCGCAAACGCACCCTTGCGCTGTGGACCGTGTGGCTGTGCATCAACTTCGCCTACTACGGCGCCTTTTTATGGTTGCCCTCCCTGCTGCACGCCTCGGGCTATACCTTGGTCAAATCCTTTGCCTTCACCCTGGTCATGACCCTTGCCCAGCTTCCCGGCTACGCCATTGCAGCCGTGCTGATCGAGCGATGGGGACGGCGCGCCACCTTAGCCACCATGCTCAGCGGCTCGGCGATCTCAGCAGCGGCCTTCGCCCTTGCCGCTCAAGATTGGCAAGTGGTGTTGGCAGGGTGCTGCCTTTCCATGTGCAACCTTGGTGCCTGGGGCGCGCTCTACGCCATCGGCCCAGAGCTCTATCCCACCAACTTAAGGGCCACCGGCACAGGCCAGGCAGCGGCCGTAGGGCGCATCGCCTCGATCATTGCCCCGCTGGCGGTGCCACTGATTGCCCAGGGTGCGCTCTTTTTCATCTTCGCCTCGGCCTTCGTCATCGCAGCGCTGGCAACCTTCCTTCTACCGGAACAGCGCGGCCGCTCAGTCTAG